The Syntrophobotulus glycolicus DSM 8271 DNA window GAAAAATGGCATGGTAATGGGTATGGCAGCAAACTTTTGCATCACATTTTTTCACACTACAAAGGCAAGTACACGACTATGATTGTGGGAACAGGTGACAGCCCATGGATATTACGGTTTTACGAAAAAAACGGTTTTAGGATTTCGCATCGGGTTAAGGACTTTTTCATAGACAATTATGACCACCCAATGTTTGATGACGGTATTCAATTAGTGGATATGATTTATTTGAGTAAGGCTCTATAACTTAGTCAACATTCTTACCCAAAGGACGAAGAAACGCAATTATCGTATGAAATTAGAAACGGGTCAATATATTTAGATGTTTTATTAATTAATACCCTCTTAAAATATTAATAATTTTCTGGATATTTGGCCCGGTTGCCGTTCGACTCCCTGTCCTCTCTGAAATTCAGGCCGCGCACAGTGCCGAGCCTTCCTTGTATAACGCTGCCATCCGGTATCTGGATGATCTGAAAGCGTCCGGCGAAGCCGTTACACCCAGGAAATGGCGGGCCGAGAAGGATCACCTGACCGCTGATAGGCAAAGCAAAACGCCGTACAGGGTTTCCCCGGTACGGTGTTTTGCTTCATCTTCCAAACAGATCGCTGTGGGTTCCGGTACGGGCCAGTGTCAGTACAAGAATATCATTATCCACGCGATACACAAGCAGCCAATCGCTTTGAATATGACATTCCCGATGGCTTATCCAATTCCCGGATAGCGTGTGGTCGCGGTTGGTTTCAGGTAGGGGCACGCCCTTGGCAAGCAGACGTATGATATCGTCCAGCAAATTGACATTTTGCCCGCGTTTCATCGCCAGCTTGTAGTCCTTCTTGAATTGGGATGTCCAGACAACGTCCAGTTTCATCTTTTTAGCTCCCTCAACGCTTCCTCTACATCGCTGTAGCGTTTCGCATTGGGGTCGCGGGCAATACGTTCGGCTTCCTGCATCGCCGCAATGGTTTCGGCATTGGGCTGATTGAGCGAAACATCAAAGGGAATCCGGCCTTCCCGAAGCGATTGGCGAACAAAAATATTGAACGCCGTGGAGAGGTTCATCCCCAATTCGTTAAACAGCGTGTCAGCCTGCGCTTTCAAGTCGGCATCCATGCGGATGCTGATGTTGGTAGTGGAGCCAGCCATACAATCATCTCCTTTCGTGCTGGTAGTTATATTATAGATGATCGCACGAAAAACACAACACAATGCACGAAAAATATTTTCATTAAGGAGCTGCGACGAGTTGGAGTTTGACCGCATGGGCGACAGGCGCACATCTTGTTTTTCTGTCTTTCCTGAATATGCCGGGTTAAACTGAACAGTTTGACCATTAAAATTGAACAGTGAGAACGAAAATGACCGTTAACCTTAGAGGGGCGATCATTTTGGTTTTATTGGATAAGAACTTTGTTTTAAACATCTCATCCCTCTATAGGAAGAATATTTCTCCAACCTCCTGCGGCTGTAATATCTTCTGCATCAGCACAAGCATAAGCCTCGCATAAAAACCCCGAAACCTCTGATCCATCCGACAGTTCAATTTTGCCGAACCCAAGAGGAGCAGGGATGGCGTCAACAAAGCTGCCAAACTGAGTGTGAGGCATTTCCCAGATTTCAACCTGGATTGACGCTCCTCCATGGCTTCTTTTCAGCAGGCCTGGTTTGGCCGGGTTTGTCGGCAGTTTAAATAATTGATATTTGGATGCTGTTGATGTCTCGCGGATAAAAAGGGCTTCATGTTCCAGCATCTGTTTTTCCAACGGCAGCCCGCGCATGTGCAAACCGCATACGGCAACAAAGATGTTGCCTTCTTTTGGTTCAAAATGTGTTATTTTCATCACGTTGTCTCACCTCTTTTTAAATTTACTAAGTTGGCTTCT harbors:
- a CDS encoding type II toxin-antitoxin system YafQ family toxin; the protein is MKLDVVWTSQFKKDYKLAMKRGQNVNLLDDIIRLLAKGVPLPETNRDHTLSGNWISHRECHIQSDWLLVYRVDNDILVLTLARTGTHSDLFGR
- a CDS encoding allophanate hydrolase-related protein — translated: MKITHFEPKEGNIFVAVCGLHMRGLPLEKQMLEHEALFIRETSTASKYQLFKLPTNPAKPGLLKRSHGGASIQVEIWEMPHTQFGSFVDAIPAPLGFGKIELSDGSEVSGFLCEAYACADAEDITAAGGWRNILPIEG
- a CDS encoding GNAT family N-acetyltransferase, with protein sequence MEIKSICENKKQFLDLLLLADEQESMIDKYLERGDLFALYDSDLKSVCIVTRESDDVCELKNIATYEKWHGNGYGSKLLHHIFSHYKGKYTTMIVGTGDSPWILRFYEKNGFRISHRVKDFFIDNYDHPMFDDGIQLVDMIYLSKAL
- a CDS encoding type II toxin-antitoxin system RelB/DinJ family antitoxin, which translates into the protein MAGSTTNISIRMDADLKAQADTLFNELGMNLSTAFNIFVRQSLREGRIPFDVSLNQPNAETIAAMQEAERIARDPNAKRYSDVEEALRELKR